The sequence AGAGGCACTTGGCAAATGACTGAGGCGTTTGTCTGGTGACCACAATGCCATTTTTCTGGCATGCAAACGTAAATGAACGTAAAGTAACCTGAAATAAACCGTGACACAATACGCTAATGGACTTTCTAAGGCTTTAAGCTCTTAGTATTTCATACACCATTAGTTTGAAAATGTTGTTGGTGTGTTGAGCTAATAGACcgttattttctacttcgtccTGTTGTCACAATATTTGTTCACATGAATATGTAGACTTCAAGGCTGGGTATGAGCTGTAGTGAAAATATTGTCGGTATTTCAGTATTCGGTCATGTCGAGCGCCCTTTGTAAAGATATCACACGGATGATGTGGGTTGTGGAGGCAGTGGCGAGTGTTGGAAACGCCAACACGTCTCTTTTGCCGTAGTGTTGATGGAGGCATCTATGCTAAACGCCCTTTGTAAAGGTGTCACATGGATGATGTGACATATAGAGGAAGTAGTGGGTATGAGAAACGCCATCACTTCTCGTTTGGCTCAGTGAAACAAAATTGTTCTTTTTCAGAACAGTGTGATCAGTGACTTAGGACAATTCAATTGGCGCTACCATTGTCGTTCCAACCCGTCAGTTCTGTTTGGCGCAAATTCTTCTTAACGACTAATTTTAGCTAAAAGTTAAGGAACATTCCAAAGTGATGAGAAGGGATATATCTATATGGACAAAACGGCCGTACTCTAAGTAAGCTATCTAAGGAATCTGCCTAATAAGTGCCTAGGCCAGTGACTGGCCCTTACTCCTCTCCGTAAGGTTCCTCTATGTTCCTCTGTCTTAAGTAACCACAAAGTCATATTTCATGCAGAGTGTTTATTCTATAAAGATTGTTTTCAATGACTGTACTATTCTTgatattcacacaaacacaaccgAGACTATGAACATCAAACCTTTACGTTAGCGTCTTTGCGCTGCATTGCCATATCCATTTTGGTTGGACCAAGAGCATTGGTAGATATCTCATATTTCTTAGTACTAATTACAAAATCGCATGTTACTCATCTGATTTACACATTGACCATCTGCCTTTTAATCTGACAGACTCAACATTTTGATTTCGTCAACACATTTGTCAACCTCAAACTTTCCCTTAGAAACTTTAGAGGAGAACAAACACCATCCATTAAGCCACTTGTTGAAAGGCAATCAGATTAGAATAGAGCAATACAAGGTTTGCCTACAATAGTGTAGATATCCATTACAAAATAATGTGCATACTTGAATGTTTAAAATCAACCACGCATGACATAGcaaaaataagtaaaaaaaagtcaaatgAACTTTATTAACACTTGGCAGACAGTCAACAGTCTGAATTATAGCTAATTCACACAGTCCATTCGTTTAGAAATATCAATAATTTTCAAAAGAAACGACTTTGTAAAAATCACAACAATCACACTGTACGTGTATGCGAAACAACCCTCACAACTTGTTCAGCTGTAAGAAGTCAGAAGTCTACCGGCGATGACGACCCGACTTGTATGACGTTGGTCGTGCTGGTGGACAGGTTCTTCTTGGTACGCTTCATGACGAACTTGGCGGGTCTGAGCAGGAGATAGTAGGCGAACTCCGTAATGCTGACCACACTGGCGCCGATACACAGGCCCAGGCACCCGCCCAGGATACCTGCACAGTATTAAcattaaatcaatcaatcaatcaatacatgGCGGCTGTAGACATTTCTCTCCAGGATGTTTCATTTTCGGCTCTGCACAGTTAAAAGTACACCGTCAAAATCTATGCCTCAGGATCTTTCGAAAAATAGCCTGAGAAGGACAATGATGCAGATGCTCAAAAACTTACAGTAAGTCtatcagaagaagaagaagacgatgaGATAAGCTTAGTTTTACAAAATGTTGGTTTAGTTGAGAGAAAAGTATTGCAACTCGTAAAGATGATGGGGCATTGCCACAAATCGTCTGAGTTTATTTCCTGGTCTTCACATTGAAACCacgcatttttttaaacatcaacACAAGTGGGATGAAAATTGTCCCCCAATCCGCCAAAACCAACTTTCCTCTTTCGACTCTTTTTTGTAGTTGACCTGATCGAACGTTGCATGTGCTAAGCGGCAGACATGGTTACCATGTCTGCCTCTTAGCACATGCAACGTTCGATCAGGTCGGGTTGTAACAAATATGCTTACTCAGTAGACCCTCCACGGACGTCTTCCTCTTCTGTTCGATACTCTGGAAGTTGAGCTGTTTGTAGTACACGTCAAACACCACCCAATTCTCCctggggaaagaaaaaaagatgtgaTGTTGAATTCTCTGAATGGTTTACAGTAGTGGGTCAACCTGATACCTAAAATCACTTGTTAGACGCTGTTTAAAACACTACGCTGCCAGGAATTCGGCTTTATCAAAAGTTTGAAAGGCGGTTTAAGATTAGCTTCTtcatgattcaacattgatctCACAAGAAAGGCGTTGGCAGGtttattatttattcatttattagaCTCATCCATTACAAaaatggagggggagacaaaacaggtgaaaAGAAGAGTATTGTAAGGatcaatttcatacatttcacTTTCCAACATGTCATTAGGACACACATTGACAGACTCACTTCAGATAGTCCTGTGAGAGGGCGGGATAGTCGCTGGTGAGCTTCTCGCTTGCCTTCGGGTTGGGCCAGCCTGCGTAGGACACGGTGGTGTCGTACTCCACGATCTCACAGGGGGTCGGGCAGTAGCACGGCAGGTCGCCCGTCTTGACTTGCTCTGAGGGTGGACAACGGATTAAACATGCTCTTTTCTTAACCACTTGCACTTACGCCACTTCTTGAATGTTTGTGTAAAACCCCGGCAACACATAGCCGAatatggcctcccgaccttccccaaccatggttgggagcgGTTCGGGAGTTAGGTCGGCTGGttggctgcgccagccgaaggttttcaaattttcaaaactttcggctgtggacgggaggtctgaAATGGGTTGGATGGTAGTTGgatggtggttgggagtaaatcagtagtggtcagggtgtgttggAAGTAAATGCGACTCTTGATCTGAAAcaggtcagactgctcccgacctaccgTCAACCTTGTGGTCGGGAGcgatgttcggctatgtgtaaccggggctttactGTGTAGATAGTAGTGACAACAGCTAGAAAGCTAAAAACTACAATATCAATCTCCCTATGGCACAACTCAAATAGGATGAAGTAAAGCATATGCTTATATTTATGATATGTTTTTAACCGAAAATGAGAATGTCCTCCTAACAGAACGGAATGACACCACATGGTAGCGACACGAACTGTGTACTCACGGTAGACTGAGTTGACACAGTCAGCGACTTGCTGAGGAGAACAGATCTGTGGATCACTCTCAACCCGGACGCTtcctgaagaaaagaaaagttacAACAGAAATGAGGCTAGCACCTAAGGCATCACCAAAAAAGTCACGTTGCCGGTACCGAAATGAAATAGCcgtaaatgttgatacattgaTTTGATGGGTTAAGAATATTCCATTAACCATTATTTCATGATCTTTCATTATGATTTTGGTGACCAACGTTACTCATTCCCGAGAAAGATCTTCCTCGCTACTTTAGAAGGAAAGACATCATCATTATTGTTGGTCTGTTTCACTGTTGATTGGGCTGGAGgtgatattttaaaaaaaaaacgtgttgAAGACACGATGATCATAGTCATAATTTGTTTCATAATTGCTTCTTTAAAAAGATGCTTGAGAAGCAAATAGGGTCCTACAGCACCCTACAATTTGTTACCTTCCTACATTCCACTGTTGAAAATCTAATATTTGGTAACCGTGATGTTTCACGCCCCACTTGTTACAAGGTTCCCGGTCTTACCTATGAGCTCCAGTGCAGTGCAGCTACACGCGTCCTGCACGTGGTGCGCCCTACACTCCAGCATACAGGCTGAGAACGTGTACTTCTCGAAGTGGTCCAGCTGCACGTGCTCACAGATACCCCACGGGTGGATCTCGTTCACGTACTGGGGAGAGAAAGAGACATGGACGAATGGAGACTTTTATGGTACAAATATGCACCGTTGGTCTAAGTACAGGTCACGTATGATTTTACTGTGAGCACCATaatctacaaaatatacaaaatgtgtgTTCGCCGTCTCGCTTTAAATATTTTGTAACAATAGAAATGTAAAAGCTGGTTTTGTGCAAGATGATACGAAATATatgcatacagacagacagacagacagtcaaacattcagacagacagacaggcagacagacagacagacagatagatagatagacagacagacagacagatagacagacagacaggcaggcacccagacagacagacagagtcagacagacatacagacagagacagacagacagagacagatacTGGCACAGACAGGTAGACAGACAGGTAGACAGACACATGTGAATACAGAAGTTACTTTAGTACAACTTAAGACTTACCGTGACCTGTGAGATGCCGACATATGCGTGGTTCCCCGGGCCCACCGCTATGCCCTGTGTCTCCAGCTCCGGTGGTTCGTATTTTGGATGGACGTGAAGCTTCAGCCCGACATCGCTGTTGCCCCCCGCATCCAAGTCCTCCGTGTACTTATCCTGTGTGATGGAACGTGAGTACAAAAGATCTAAAGTTGTAACATCTGATTCCTCAAACACTCATTATCATTATGCTATGTATCTTAAGACTCCTTACTCTTTAGTACTACCTCAGATCTATGGGTGTACGCCCTCTCGTCTATTGGTGCACTACCTCATCTATGGGTGTAGAGTAGTACCGCTCATCTATGGATGTACTACCGCTCATATATGGGTGTACTACCTCTCATCTGCACGCCCTCCACTGTCTTTCAGTTATGGGTATAGTACCTTTTTCACGTCCACGACAATGTGCAGCCCGTTGCCAGCTCCCGGGATGGTTTGGACGAGGCTCTGACCTGAGTCCGCGTTAAAGATGTAGCAGTTCCCGAACGTCGTGTACACTTGGGTGAAGTTCTAATAGaaggcaaaattccatcacaTAATCAGTCTTTTGTTCAAAACCTTGCAGTGCCTAGTAGAACATAGGCCAGCAAGTTTTCTttatgtttcagtagcagggtatattttacagggaggggttgctagcatttcataacatgctcgaggcatctcgaacccgggacccttattttacgtcccttccgaaagacggtgcatgGCCTGACCCCAGGACTAGaactccaagttaccaactaattgccaaaccaagagctcaactctgaggctgctaccagttgagccacagggacatcccttccCAGAGAATAGGCATTTGTATAGCTAACAAACAATAAAATTACAACAATtaataataaacaaacaaacaaagaaacattggCTGTAACCTCTGCGTAGCACCGCTCGCCCTTCCATGTACAGTCCATCAGCGAGTCTGCGTCCAGTCGGAACCCAGTGAAGTCGGTGATGCTCATCAGGTTCAAGCTAGAGATGGGAACAGATAGAAGATGGGTTTAGTGTCATACATAGATAGCTACAGCTACCTAAAGAGATATGTCATAAGCCTCTGCCCTCTCTTTGGAATATGGAGGGACACTTTCGTCAGGCGTCTAATTGAGTCACGTAAGGCGAATGGCATCATGTCTCTCTTGGTTGCTTGGGGAGTTAGTACTTAAACATAACGCATgcatacagtatatatacagCGATTGAAAGATCATGTAGGATCTATCACATATGCCTTTGTAGTTGTATGCATAAGATCACAAAACATTTCAAGCACAGATGCAATGGAATGAAGTAGTAGGATAAAGGACTTATTTCAAGTGATCTGATAGAAAATAGTTATTTCGAATGCACTAACAATTACTTCGTACCCTGGTATCACACAATGTCAGTGTCATTGTCAGATCTGTCTAAGGGCCAGATTACATTCGTCGTACGTATAAGATCGCTGTTCTATTGCAAACTGGGTGCATTCTTGGGATATCCGTGCATTCGTGCTCGtaaaaaattcagctgtcttgataccgaaaaggctgtcttagatccgtGTCGGCTGTTGGTTCTGCCACAGCgcgcttgaaaattctacgataTAAAAAATCGTATACAACGACGACTTTTGACGAATAGTCTCCAGACTGTGGTGATTACCTGTACGGGGTTTCGTTGTATGCCTGGGGTATGTCACCTCCTGTGTCCGGTAAGAAGGCGTTCCCGATGATCGGATACAGGTAGTCGATGGCATCGAAGTTTTGGCTGACCTCACTTCTTTTCTCGAACCTGAAAAGATGTATATATCAGTCATGATGAACACGTGCGTGTTTTCGTCTTCAACGGAGAGGACATGTTTTAGATGATCCCTATTTTTAAGCATCAAGTAGCGCAAGACTGCAACACAGCTCAAAAAACGGAacacataaaaaacaaacaaaagcacagACAAAACACAACGAAATATCGTACCACtctaacacaaacaccacagcttctCATGCACTCCACGACTTTAATTGGCGACACAGAAATAATACACCACACCGCACCACACTACACTACACCACACCACACTACACCACGCCACTATACAACACACATCCGATACAACAGCCCGGCAGTTTTTTTACGGTAATGTAATGATTATTTTTGACCCACTTGTTAAAGTTGCACAAGGTGACGGCGGGAAACTCCAGGCTCTCAGAAAACTCCAGCTTGACATCCGTGATGGTCTCCCAGTTGA comes from Branchiostoma lanceolatum isolate klBraLanc5 chromosome 2, klBraLanc5.hap2, whole genome shotgun sequence and encodes:
- the LOC136428240 gene encoding acid-sensing ion channel 5-like isoform X2, whose product is MDKPGCSTQVEDMDDLPDYETATGVKPYPKEPAASTSSQDDKKEEEPKSPEYEFASGTTMHGLGKIADAPNIPARLMWTVFFLIAFGYAAYLITQTFISYFNWETITDVKLEFSESLEFPAVTLCNFNKFEKRSEVSQNFDAIDYLYPIIGNAFLPDTGGDIPQAYNETPYSLNLMSITDFTGFRLDADSLMDCTWKGERCYAENFTQVYTTFGNCYIFNADSGQSLVQTIPGAGNGLHIVVDVKKDKYTEDLDAGGNSDVGLKLHVHPKYEPPELETQGIAVGPGNHAYVGISQVTYVNEIHPWGICEHVQLDHFEKYTFSACMLECRAHHVQDACSCTALELIGSVRVESDPQICSPQQVADCVNSVYQQVKTGDLPCYCPTPCEIVEYDTTVSYAGWPNPKASEKLTSDYPALSQDYLKENWVVFDVYYKQLNFQSIEQKRKTSVEGLLSILGGCLGLCIGASVVSITEFAYYLLLRPAKFVMKRTKKNLSTSTTNVIQVGSSSPVDF
- the LOC136428240 gene encoding acid-sensing ion channel 5-like isoform X1 — translated: MNHPRTRGIVMDKPGCSTQVEDMDDLPDYETATGVKPYPKEPAASTSSQDDKKEEEPKSPEYEFASGTTMHGLGKIADAPNIPARLMWTVFFLIAFGYAAYLITQTFISYFNWETITDVKLEFSESLEFPAVTLCNFNKFEKRSEVSQNFDAIDYLYPIIGNAFLPDTGGDIPQAYNETPYSLNLMSITDFTGFRLDADSLMDCTWKGERCYAENFTQVYTTFGNCYIFNADSGQSLVQTIPGAGNGLHIVVDVKKDKYTEDLDAGGNSDVGLKLHVHPKYEPPELETQGIAVGPGNHAYVGISQVTYVNEIHPWGICEHVQLDHFEKYTFSACMLECRAHHVQDACSCTALELIGSVRVESDPQICSPQQVADCVNSVYQQVKTGDLPCYCPTPCEIVEYDTTVSYAGWPNPKASEKLTSDYPALSQDYLKENWVVFDVYYKQLNFQSIEQKRKTSVEGLLSILGGCLGLCIGASVVSITEFAYYLLLRPAKFVMKRTKKNLSTSTTNVIQVGSSSPVDF